From the candidate division WOR-3 bacterium genome, one window contains:
- a CDS encoding amidohydrolase: MQVSGRTDRHRITSVTPTLLHNGIFLNPDLSVIPVVAVLLKNGTIDELYYKRSKLPGSVKRIDLKRNYVLPGFIDCHTHLISRGIELQRLDLEKCRSLNDCIEKIAAAADEYPEVVFASNWDENNWRERSIDRLNKSLLDKISKKKPIVMRRICGHCAVVNSRALEMIPENRRIVDHRTGFLYEDAALNLNEIFKPSKEMLFRAIKLGTAEALRKGITSVNEITDIERFVLLQEMKKRSGLKIRFAVYILFKYYKDVLAAGLRTGLGDDFLKFCGIKIFLDGSIGARTAALIKPYNNLRFRGKILLSSRRLKKTIETAEENGVQLMIHSIGDRSTEQIVDIFDRIMKKQKDSKKKNPLRHRLEHVELITDSALSKMAKLNLIASMQPNFVRRWQQPGGMYEKNLGSRYEKMNAFKSMKNYGIKVVFGSDCMPMGPLFGMPGAFEHPFTRGRLSRPLAFKIYTKEGAYATFDEDRKGALRKGMLGDFVVLDRSPKDEKNFENIRVIMTLVGGKVLYKKKR, translated from the coding sequence ATACAAGTATCCGGAAGAACCGATCGTCATCGGATAACTTCCGTGACCCCGACTCTTTTACATAACGGCATCTTTCTGAATCCTGATCTCTCCGTTATCCCTGTTGTCGCGGTCCTGCTGAAAAACGGGACGATCGATGAACTCTATTATAAAAGATCAAAGCTTCCCGGTTCTGTAAAGAGAATAGACCTGAAGAGGAATTATGTCCTGCCGGGGTTCATCGATTGCCACACCCATCTCATTTCAAGGGGGATAGAACTGCAAAGACTCGATCTCGAAAAGTGCCGATCGCTGAACGACTGCATTGAAAAGATAGCCGCAGCCGCTGATGAATATCCGGAAGTCGTCTTCGCCTCGAACTGGGATGAAAACAACTGGAGGGAACGTTCAATCGACCGATTGAATAAATCCTTACTCGACAAAATTTCAAAGAAAAAACCGATCGTCATGCGTCGCATCTGCGGTCACTGTGCAGTGGTGAATTCCCGGGCACTGGAGATGATTCCGGAAAACCGCCGTATTGTAGACCACAGAACAGGATTTTTATATGAAGATGCGGCGCTCAATTTAAATGAAATATTCAAACCGTCGAAAGAGATGCTGTTCAGGGCGATAAAGCTCGGCACCGCTGAAGCGCTCCGAAAAGGGATAACGTCGGTGAATGAAATCACCGACATAGAACGCTTCGTCCTGCTCCAGGAGATGAAAAAAAGGAGCGGGTTGAAAATAAGATTTGCGGTCTATATTCTTTTCAAGTATTACAAAGATGTCCTCGCCGCCGGGCTGAGAACAGGATTGGGTGATGATTTCCTCAAATTCTGCGGGATAAAAATCTTTCTTGACGGATCGATCGGCGCCAGAACCGCGGCACTCATCAAACCATATAATAATTTAAGATTCAGGGGCAAGATACTCCTTTCATCCCGAAGATTGAAAAAAACAATAGAAACAGCCGAAGAAAACGGGGTTCAACTTATGATTCACTCGATCGGAGACCGAAGCACTGAGCAGATCGTAGATATCTTCGACCGGATCATGAAGAAACAAAAAGACTCAAAGAAAAAGAATCCTCTGCGCCACAGGCTCGAACATGTTGAACTCATAACCGATTCTGCCCTGAGCAAGATGGCGAAGTTGAATTTAATCGCCTCGATGCAACCGAATTTCGTCCGTCGATGGCAGCAGCCCGGCGGAATGTATGAAAAAAACCTCGGCTCAAGATATGAAAAAATGAACGCCTTCAAATCCATGAAAAATTACGGAATAAAGGTCGTCTTCGGTTCGGATTGTATGCCTATGGGTCCGCTCTTCGGCATGCCGGGTGCCTTTGAGCATCCCTTTACCCGGGGCAGGCTCAGCCGCCCGCTTGCATTCAAAATCTATACGAAGGAAGGAGCCTATGCCACTTTTGATGAAGATAGAAAAGGAGCCTTGAGAAAAGGGATGCTGGGGGATTTTGTCGTTCTGGACAGATCTCCGAAAGACGAGAAGAATTTCGAGAACATCAGAGTCATAATGACGCTCGTCGGTGGAAAAGTCCTTTACAAAAAAAAGCGGTGA
- a CDS encoding Trk family potassium uptake protein encodes MKHSKEINAPRVLIFGYLGIIAVGTIILSLPISTTKGISFIDALFTASSSLCVTGLIVKNTALDFTVFGKSIILLLIQIGGLGYMTLSTTFFFFLGKKISLRDRVLFKESINVLTFNNLKRFAWRVFRITIVLELIGTVLFYFSFLKRFSPLTALGHAFFHSVSSFCNAGFSTFSENLSLFSSSIAVPFISAALFIIGGLGFVVISDLYTTFVRRNKKRLSLHSIIVLRTTIFLILCGTVFIFLYEGTRSLAGLPLIQQITVSFFQAVTPRTAGFNTYSISLFSPITLVMLMLFMFIGASPGGTGGGIKTTTFVLLLKWLKELLLGRYGKDISSNKKRIPIEQSYRAFVIVSLAVLVIFGAFTIIMILENAKPLKVLFEVFSALGTVGLSLGSAVNPSCSFSYDLSFFSKLIMIFVMITGRVGTITIGSALLRPHLLEYKYPEEPIVIG; translated from the coding sequence ATGAAACACTCAAAAGAGATTAATGCACCGAGAGTTCTTATCTTCGGGTATCTCGGTATTATCGCCGTCGGTACGATAATCCTGAGCTTACCGATTTCAACGACGAAAGGAATTTCATTCATCGACGCCCTGTTTACCGCATCATCTTCTCTCTGTGTAACGGGATTGATCGTTAAAAACACCGCTCTCGATTTCACCGTCTTCGGTAAATCCATCATTCTTCTCCTGATTCAGATCGGAGGCCTGGGTTATATGACCCTGTCAACCACTTTCTTTTTCTTCCTGGGGAAAAAAATTTCACTTCGCGACCGTGTGCTCTTCAAAGAATCGATCAATGTCCTCACTTTCAACAATCTGAAAAGATTCGCCTGGCGGGTGTTCAGAATTACAATCGTCTTGGAGTTGATCGGGACCGTCCTTTTCTACTTCTCTTTTTTAAAAAGATTCAGTCCCCTGACAGCCCTGGGACACGCATTCTTTCATTCTGTTTCATCTTTCTGTAACGCCGGCTTTTCGACATTCTCAGAAAATCTCAGTCTCTTTTCATCATCAATCGCGGTACCCTTCATCTCTGCCGCGCTCTTCATAATCGGAGGATTGGGATTCGTCGTCATCTCCGATCTCTACACGACATTTGTCAGACGGAACAAGAAAAGACTCTCCCTGCATTCAATCATCGTACTGCGGACCACCATCTTCCTCATCCTCTGCGGCACGGTCTTCATCTTCCTCTATGAAGGAACACGGAGTCTGGCAGGGCTTCCGCTTATTCAGCAGATCACGGTATCATTCTTTCAAGCGGTGACACCGCGGACCGCGGGTTTCAACACGTACTCGATCTCCCTCTTTTCTCCGATCACCCTTGTTATGTTGATGCTCTTTATGTTCATCGGTGCATCACCCGGAGGTACGGGCGGCGGGATAAAAACAACGACTTTTGTCCTGCTGTTGAAATGGTTGAAAGAACTGCTTCTCGGCCGTTACGGCAAAGATATTTCAAGCAATAAAAAAAGGATTCCCATTGAACAGTCGTACCGTGCGTTTGTAATCGTCTCCCTGGCGGTCCTGGTGATCTTCGGAGCGTTCACCATCATCATGATTCTTGAAAACGCAAAACCCCTGAAGGTTCTCTTTGAAGTCTTTTCGGCACTGGGTACGGTCGGGCTGTCTCTCGGTTCAGCGGTAAATCCTTCCTGCAGTTTTTCTTATGACCTTTCTTTTTTCAGTAAACTCATCATGATCTTCGTAATGATCACGGGAAGAGTGGGTACAATCACAATCGGCAGCGCTCTTTTAAGACCACACCTGCTGGAATACAAGTATCCGGAAGAACCGATCGTCATCGGATAA